In Cryptomeria japonica chromosome 10, Sugi_1.0, whole genome shotgun sequence, a genomic segment contains:
- the LOC131055592 gene encoding peroxidase 3-like: MASKKSIVVGLILSVLSIVARSATTAISNGKTELKLDFYKRSCPEAEKIVRSTVDKYISSAPSLAAPILRMYFHDCFVRGCDGSVLLNSTNKDAEKDAIPNLSLRGFQVIDAAKADLEKQCPGVVSCADILALVTRDAVDMIGGPVWRVPMGRRDGVISLKKDTLTNLPSPSASLEQLKSSFIKKGLNVKDLVVLSGAHTIGTSHCGPFATRISKPTDPSLAESYANKLRIKCKPGDNKSLVEMDPGSFRTFDNHYYINLRRKRGLFASDAALVTDAEANSFINSALASSSSNSTSWFFTEFGRSMEKMGTIDILTGNAGQVRRHCALVN, encoded by the exons ATGGCGAGTAAGAAGTCTATCGTAGTTGGCCTTATTCTTTCCGTTCTTTCTATTGTGGCTAGAAGTGCGACAACCGCCATTAGCAATGGAAAAACGGAACTGAAGTTGGATTTCTACAAAAGAAGCTGCCCAGAGGCGGAGAAAATAGTAAGAAGCACCGTGGACAAGTACATATCTAGCGCCCCCTCCTTGGCTGCTCCTATTCTAAGGATGTATTTTCACGATTGTTTTGTAAGG GGATGCGATGGGTCAGTGCTACTGAATTCAACGAACAAAGATGCTGAGAAAGACGCAATTCCAAATTTGAGCTTGAGGGGATTTCAAGTGATTGACGCTGCAAAGGCAGACCTTGAAAAGCAGTGCCCTGGCGTGGTGTCTTGCGCTGATATTCTTGCCCTCGTCACCCGAGATGCAGTGGATATG ATTGGAGGGCCAGTGTGGAGAGTTCCCATGGGAAGAAGGGATGGCGTTATATCCCTGAAGAAAGACACATTGACAAACCTGCCATCTCCCTCTGCAAGCTTGGAACAACTTAAGTCCTCTTTCATTAAAAAGGGCTTAAACGTGAAAGATTTGGTTGTGCTGTCCGGGGCTCACACTATCGGCACTTCCCATTGCGGACCCTTTGCAACTAGAATCTCCAAACCTACAGACCCTTCCCTAGCTGAGTCATATGCGAACAAATTGAGAATAAAATGCAAGCCTGGAGACAATAAGAGCTTAGTAGAGATGGATCCTGGAAGCTTTCGAACATTTGACAACCATTATTACATCAACTTGAGGAGGAAACGAGGACTTTTTGCATCAGATGCTGCACTTGTCACGGATGCTGAAGCAAACTCTTTCATAAACTCTGCACTAGCATCTTCAAGTTCTAACTCTACTAGTTGGTTCTTTACTGAGTTTGGAAGATCTATGGAGAAGATGGGTACAATTGACATCCTCACTGGGAATGCAGGACAAGTCAGACGCCACTGCGCTTTGGTCAATTGA